One region of Salinirubrum litoreum genomic DNA includes:
- a CDS encoding DUF6276 family protein — MTCPDCADDRVVLAVPDDYREFAPEESPRVSVCRTCLRVRPAPVDAGSDDSGDGSEDPTALGDWTPAGDAGVGVVLLVGLLDSLALNRSRIETLVARIERDGADPLLALDRLADAAATGAVEPHVDLARRRPQLQQFLDT; from the coding sequence ATGACCTGTCCCGACTGTGCCGACGACCGCGTCGTCCTCGCCGTTCCCGACGACTACCGCGAGTTTGCGCCCGAGGAGTCCCCGCGCGTCAGCGTCTGCCGGACCTGTCTCCGAGTGCGGCCAGCACCGGTCGACGCGGGGTCGGACGATTCCGGCGACGGCAGCGAGGACCCGACCGCACTCGGCGACTGGACACCGGCAGGGGACGCGGGCGTCGGCGTCGTCCTGCTCGTCGGCCTGCTGGACTCGCTGGCGCTGAATCGCTCCCGGATCGAGACGCTGGTCGCCCGGATCGAACGCGACGGGGCCGACCCGCTGCTGGCGCTGGATCGACTGGCGGACGCTGCGGCGACCGGCGCGGTCGAGCCACACGTCGACCTGGCGCGGCGGCGGCCACAGCTACAGCAGTTCCTCGAC